From Bacteroidota bacterium, a single genomic window includes:
- a CDS encoding DUF255 domain-containing protein produces the protein MKKYFIVIGLVLAFISSSAQILEPVKWKFSSEQINEKEVVLIFKADIEKKWHLYSQNIEEGGPIPTGFFFDESTDYELVGKVIEKSKATTEFDKSFKMDLAYFSIEAIFEQKVKILTDKPFAVKGFIEFMVCDDERCLPPAEAEYEFAFNANGEIQAEQSSISHENEASSKKTESQVREPEIVEIENPLSGNDSIWLLFWFSFGAGLLAILTPCVFPMIPMTVSFFMNNSSKAKGRFQATVYGVSIIAIYTVIGTIVAVTLGANFANWLSTHWLPNVLFFLIFVIFAASFLGMFEITLPSWMINKSDQQVDKGGISGSFFMAFTLVLVSFSCTGPIVGAILVQSAGGDVLEPIVGMFGFSLAFALPFTLFALFPSWLSNLPKSGGWLNSVKVVLGFLELALGLKFLSIADQTYHWGILDREVYLAFWIIIFLLMGVYLLGKLKFSHDSDLKYLSFPRLMLAIITFTFVLYLFPGMFGAPLKALSGYLPPQTSHDFDLHGIIRDNAKISGTSEKSSICDSPKYHEFLHLPHGLEGYFDYEQGLACAKEQNKPIFIDFTGHGCVNCREMESNVWSEPRVLQKLKEEFVIIALYVDDKNKLPENEWIKSSYDSKLKKTIGKIYADFQISQFNVNAQPYYVLLDNKGNLSDSGHIRKNLLTKPRAYNLDVDLFVDFLDDGLKEFNERQ, from the coding sequence ATGAAAAAGTATTTTATAGTAATTGGTTTGGTTTTGGCATTTATAAGCAGTTCAGCTCAAATTCTGGAACCTGTGAAGTGGAAATTTTCTTCTGAGCAAATAAATGAAAAAGAGGTAGTTTTAATTTTCAAAGCAGATATTGAAAAAAAATGGCACTTATATTCTCAAAATATTGAAGAGGGTGGGCCAATACCTACCGGATTTTTTTTCGACGAATCGACAGATTATGAACTTGTCGGAAAAGTAATCGAAAAAAGTAAGGCTACAACAGAGTTTGACAAAAGTTTCAAAATGGATCTTGCTTATTTTAGCATTGAAGCCATATTCGAGCAGAAGGTCAAAATTCTTACTGATAAGCCATTTGCTGTAAAGGGTTTTATAGAATTTATGGTTTGCGACGATGAGCGTTGTCTTCCGCCTGCCGAAGCTGAATATGAATTCGCATTCAATGCAAATGGCGAAATTCAAGCAGAGCAAAGTTCCATTTCGCATGAAAATGAAGCAAGTAGTAAAAAAACAGAAAGTCAAGTGCGGGAGCCGGAAATTGTTGAGATTGAAAACCCACTTTCCGGCAACGACTCGATTTGGTTACTTTTTTGGTTTTCCTTTGGTGCAGGGCTACTGGCAATTCTCACACCTTGCGTTTTTCCTATGATACCTATGACTGTAAGCTTTTTCATGAACAATAGCAGTAAGGCGAAAGGACGTTTTCAAGCTACAGTTTACGGTGTTTCAATCATTGCAATTTATACTGTTATCGGAACTATTGTTGCAGTTACTCTTGGAGCAAATTTTGCTAACTGGCTCAGTACTCACTGGTTGCCAAATGTGTTGTTCTTTTTAATTTTTGTGATTTTTGCGGCTTCATTTCTTGGCATGTTCGAAATTACCCTTCCAAGTTGGATGATAAATAAATCTGACCAGCAAGTTGACAAAGGCGGAATTTCAGGATCGTTTTTTATGGCATTCACATTAGTTTTAGTTTCATTTTCGTGTACAGGACCAATAGTTGGAGCAATTTTGGTGCAGTCGGCAGGTGGCGATGTGCTTGAACCAATTGTCGGGATGTTTGGATTTTCATTAGCATTTGCTTTGCCTTTTACACTTTTCGCCTTATTCCCGTCGTGGTTGAGCAATCTTCCCAAATCGGGTGGCTGGCTCAATTCTGTGAAAGTTGTTCTTGGTTTTCTTGAATTAGCTCTTGGGCTGAAATTTTTAAGTATCGCCGACCAAACTTATCATTGGGGAATTCTTGACAGAGAAGTTTATCTTGCTTTTTGGATAATAATCTTTTTATTGATGGGAGTATATTTACTTGGTAAATTAAAATTTAGTCATGACAGCGATTTGAAATATTTGAGTTTCCCACGTCTAATGTTAGCAATAATTACTTTTACTTTTGTTCTTTATTTATTCCCAGGAATGTTTGGTGCTCCTTTAAAAGCACTTTCGGGATATTTACCTCCTCAAACATCACACGATTTCGATTTGCATGGGATAATTCGCGATAATGCAAAAATTTCTGGAACTTCCGAGAAATCGAGTATTTGCGATAGTCCAAAATATCACGAATTTCTTCATCTACCGCACGGATTGGAAGGATATTTCGATTACGAACAAGGATTGGCTTGTGCCAAAGAACAAAACAAACCAATTTTTATAGATTTCACCGGGCATGGTTGCGTAAATTGCCGTGAAATGGAATCAAATGTTTGGTCGGAACCACGTGTTCTGCAAAAACTGAAAGAAGAATTTGTAATTATTGCACTATATGTCGATGACAAAAATAAACTGCCTGAAAATGAGTGGATAAAATCTTCTTACGATAGTAAATTGAAAAAAACAATTGGTAAGATTTATGCCGATTTTCAAATTTCCCAATTTAATGTAAATGCACAACCATATTATGTTTTACTCGATAATAAAGGAAATTTGAGCGATTCTGGACATATCAGGAAAAACCTGCTTACAAAACCTCGTGCTTATAATCTTGATGTCGATCTTTTTGTGGACTTTTTGGACGATGGTTTGAAGGAATTTAATGAAAGACAATAG
- a CDS encoding KpsF/GutQ family sugar-phosphate isomerase: protein MKQLAINTIEEEAQAVKKLANYIDDDFAKTVEIIFNSKGRVIITGIGKSAIIASKIVATLNSTGTPAIFMHAADAIHGDLGIVLEDDIVMCLSKSGNTPEIKVLVPLIKNLGNKLVALVSNTDSFLAKKADYVLKATIENEACPNNLVPTSSTTAQLVIGDALAICLIDHRKFSINDFAKTHPGGSLGRKLYMRVSDLFVHNEVPKVNLNSIVKDVIMEISSKRLGATAVLDNSENLIGIITDGDIRRMLEKNESIEKLTAKDIMSEAAKTVEPHAMASRAFNLMEQNNITQLIVAENGKYLGMIHLHDILKEGIV, encoded by the coding sequence ATTAAACAACTGGCTATCAATACCATTGAAGAGGAAGCACAAGCTGTAAAAAAACTTGCGAATTATATCGACGATGATTTTGCAAAAACTGTGGAAATAATTTTCAATAGTAAAGGTAGAGTAATTATTACAGGAATTGGCAAAAGTGCTATTATCGCTTCCAAAATTGTAGCAACACTAAATTCGACCGGCACACCTGCAATTTTTATGCATGCTGCCGATGCCATTCATGGCGATTTGGGGATTGTACTGGAAGACGATATTGTAATGTGTTTGTCGAAAAGTGGGAATACACCGGAAATAAAAGTTTTGGTTCCATTGATAAAAAATCTTGGAAATAAACTTGTAGCTTTAGTTTCTAATACAGATTCTTTTTTGGCAAAAAAAGCCGATTATGTTTTAAAAGCAACAATAGAAAATGAAGCTTGTCCTAACAATTTAGTGCCAACTTCGAGCACTACCGCTCAGCTTGTAATTGGAGATGCATTAGCCATTTGTTTAATCGACCATAGAAAATTTTCAATAAACGATTTTGCAAAAACGCATCCTGGAGGTTCCCTTGGCAGAAAACTGTATATGCGAGTAAGCGATTTGTTTGTTCACAATGAAGTTCCTAAGGTTAATCTAAATTCGATAGTAAAGGATGTTATTATGGAAATTTCATCGAAAAGACTTGGTGCAACGGCAGTTTTAGACAATTCTGAAAATCTTATTGGAATAATTACTGACGGTGATATTCGGCGAATGTTAGAAAAAAATGAATCGATAGAAAAACTTACTGCCAAAGATATTATGTCGGAAGCTGCAAAAACTGTTGAGCCACATGCAATGGCAAGCCGTGCTTTCAATTTGATGGAGCAAAACAATATAACTCAGCTAATTGTAGCAGAAAATGGTAAATATCTTGGAATGATTCATTTGCACGATATTTTAAAAGAAGGTATAGTATAA
- the tatC gene encoding twin-arginine translocase subunit TatC, protein MENRQNIEENEMSFLQHLEALRWHLVRSVLAVMVLAITAFVFHKIIFDEIIIAPKTPEFFTNRLLCQFGTWVGVEKLCINRQPFDIINIKMAGQFSTHIMVSLVLGLVIAFPYIIYEVWSFIKPGLRKSERKKSRGGIVYSSLLFLLGVAFGYYIIVPLSVHFLGSYTVSEQVNNQINLSSYISTVTSVVLASGVIFELPILVFFLSKIGLVSPEFLRKYRKHSLIIILALSAIITPPDIFSQVLVSVPLLILYEVGIAISKRVTKKSDEILES, encoded by the coding sequence ATGGAGAACAGACAAAATATTGAAGAAAATGAAATGTCGTTTCTGCAACATCTTGAAGCTCTGCGTTGGCATTTGGTCAGGAGTGTTTTAGCCGTTATGGTTTTAGCAATTACAGCATTTGTTTTTCATAAAATAATTTTTGACGAAATAATAATCGCTCCCAAAACTCCCGAATTTTTCACGAATAGGCTTTTATGCCAATTTGGAACATGGGTTGGGGTGGAAAAATTATGCATAAATAGGCAACCTTTTGATATTATTAACATAAAAATGGCTGGGCAATTTTCTACCCATATTATGGTTTCATTGGTTCTTGGTCTTGTTATTGCATTTCCTTATATTATCTACGAAGTATGGTCTTTCATTAAACCCGGATTACGTAAATCGGAAAGGAAAAAATCGAGAGGCGGTATTGTATATAGCTCTCTTCTTTTTTTGCTGGGTGTTGCATTCGGATATTATATAATTGTTCCGTTATCAGTTCATTTTTTAGGATCTTATACAGTGAGCGAACAGGTGAACAATCAGATAAATCTGAGCTCGTATATATCAACTGTAACATCAGTAGTTTTGGCAAGTGGTGTGATTTTCGAGTTACCTATTTTGGTTTTTTTTCTAAGTAAAATTGGTTTGGTAAGCCCCGAATTTTTGAGAAAATATCGTAAGCATTCGTTAATAATTATTCTTGCATTATCGGCAATAATTACACCTCCCGACATTTTTTCTCAGGTTTTGGTTTCGGTTCCATTGTTGATTTTGTACGAAGTTGGAATTGCAATTTCTAAACGTGTAACAAAAAAGTCTGATGAAATTTTAGAATCATGA